The DNA sequence TGGTCCAGACCAGCATGGAGCCACGAATGAACATGAGGTTAATTTCATCCCTGCCCATCATtactttttcttctgtttttagtCTTGACTAGTAGTGATAACTTCAGAATCACAAGGGCAAAGGATGATTAGTATTATGATGAATTTGTAGAATCACCAAGAATTAGTTATtactatatatcaaaattcCACTACATCTTTTTCTTATGGTGCAATCAGCAAATACAACTTAATTAATGATCATGGGGACAGATCTAGTTACCACAAACCATGATCATGATGGTTTTCAAGACCAAGCTGTCTTAGCCAATAATgttgactatatatatatatggctaTTATGTCATGCCACGTGATGACACTGTTGTGTAGCATTGCTATTGCCCATTCAAGTGATGCTTGTTGAATTCATCAAGATCAGCTAGACTACTGAAcgtacattatatatatatatatatatatatatatatatatatatatatataattccccCAAAAGGAGAAAGCAAATAGTGACACTGTGACAGTGCAAGACAAATGTGGACAATTTTGTATTCCTTCCCGAGACaaacaacaaaattacaaaacagtctctccttcctttctcttttcctaATGCAGTATCAGGAAATTAAACAGAGATATGTCATACTGAACTATCaggtagacaaaaaaaaaagaaatttgtttACAAATTTATGCAACTGGTTAGTTGCTGCAGTGACTATCTTCTCCCAAAATTCCATAGGCTGAGCCATTTTGCTACTCAGTTTGGGTGTATTTCCATGTGATAACAAGTAATAACATTAAATCACGAGTaatagtatttaattatttctgTAAGTGTTTTTTTGGTCCGAAACTGTTTTTGTCCTGATGAGATTCTGTAACCTAGTTTgcctatattttttgtttgcaaaaaaaaaaacaaacaattaattCCTCAATGTAAGCAGCTTCAAATACATTGGTACAATTCCAATCATGTCAGAAGCATTATTAACTCATCTTCTCTAGCTAGTATATTcaacctttattttgtttttggccATTCACTCATCCCATGTTCGCCATTATTTGGGTACTTTATTTTTGggaaaattaaacatggaataTTTTCAAGACATATACCGAACCTTCTTATtgatagaaaacaaaaataatcaatgtttttttttctctcgccAAAATCAAGTTTGTAGGTAgtgaatatataaatcaatgcCAGTATAGTATTTTGAGCAATGATTGGTACACATGATTAATTTGCACTCATATTTACATACTATATGCACAATTTTATTACAGtatatacatttaaaaattaattctgaTCACTTTACACTCTGATGTATGATCCAATGCTATTAGTCAATGGCAAAGCTAAACtaggtttaaaaaaaatcaacgtaAAAGGGCCATCTTACAAatagtgaaaaataaattacacgaAAATATAGAACATTTTGAGGGAGATCACCTCAACTAGCTCGATCTCATATGCAGGTGAGAATATAATAGTTTTTAGTGCAAGTAACGAATAACGAGTATGAGTCTACAATGTACTCCatgaaattcatatataatttaatatgaatCTATCACTAAACAAAAGCTATATACTACTAATTGGAATTCAATAATCTACAACGTCCCTTGCTTGTGCGATATGGATAGTGTCCTTTTGTCAGCTGTGATGACTATTCCTAACAAACTATTGGACACTTTTTGTGATTCCCTCCCTAAGTCCCTATGCCTAGCTTGGATTTCAACAATGTGATGATAGTCTGATAGACATAGGATAGGTTAATGGTAACTGCTAACGTAGTAACgccttaagaatattttttgagTTAATGAAGTTTTTAATTCTTCtacgttttttttatttttatttttagttctttaaaacttatttaacaaTTTTGAGTCCTTATAAACTTTTTGTCagcatttttagttcttaaaaaatttcttgcctatttttagttttatttatgtatttttatcgttcaaaattaatttaaaatatataaaaactagaGGGGAACTCCTTGCATTTGCagggttttttaaaaataaaaaactgaaaGTGAGAGAGTAATAgagagaagtaaaaaaaaaaatgttggttaATTGGTgagtttcctttttttaagGCTGTACCAAAGCATGTTGGAAGTGACCCAAAAAAATTACAGCACAAGTTTTACTGAAGTATTTGCACggtgataaaaaaacaaaagagagaagaagagagtacagaaaagtaaaaataagtggGGCCATGAAACAACAACACGTGCAAATGAATGAGGTGTTGACACTTGGAAGATTGAATGCTTGCTGGACGATTTTATTAATTCTATTgattagagactaaaaatgaataaaataagaattaatgttaagtaataaaaataaattaaaaattaaaaattgataaaaaaaaattgaggaataaAAATACcaatgaaaattaagaaaagacaatttaattaatttatattttttatttataaaaattaaagttaaaattaaaaaatttataataattcatatatcatGTTTAATCAATTGAGATAGATTCTCTAGATAAAacctcaaaatataaaaatatagtttgAGTTCAATAGGTTGGTactacaaattatatttagacaaaaaggcaaaacaaagtaaaagaataaagtcttatttatttattaagataCATAAAAAtgtattcttttataattttaagtttttaatataaaaaagtctATTAATTCTTTAACAAGTATTCTTTGGACACTGTCAAACTGGCCagtaagatttttaatttttttttgtattttcacaagatatagcaaaataaaaaataaaaaatttaataatcatatactaataaacttatcatgatagaattgtgaaaatattttacataatgaatacatccatgtttttctcataaaataaaataagtaaggtggtagaaaaaaaagaaaaagttatagaaaatattatataactatataatgttattaataaatttagcaTGGCCTTGAACACAGCTAATTCTTCCCTAGCTACCACTGCCGGCCACCCAAAGGCCATAGGTTGGTAAATGGTAACCATCAGTCATCACGCAAGCCAACCAGCCTTTAATTATCAGCTTAATTAAACCCTCAAAttctttcactttcttttaatttctttgaagAAATCCACTCTATGTATATTGCCACTCTGCCGGAaacaatttccatttttttaaataaagaaattctCTCCATTGCAATATTTTGatactttcattttttcaatCCTCATTTTCCCATGTTtaagtttataattatttattgatttttttatcaataaatattagtttttaataGATGATTTTTTGTTAACAAGAGTTGTTAAATCCATAATATCTTTCTCGTCTCCTTTTCTTCGTTAACCACTTAACccatcttatatttttaatcattattctTCCTCAATGGGATTCATATTTCTGGCTAGGAATTGAGTTTAATTTGGTCATGGTCACGGATAACCAATTAGATTGAAAgagatctaaaaaaaattacaatgtaaTTGTCAACTAAGTGTTactcaattaaaaatacatgctaaatttataggaaaaatctaagtttaattcttacaaaacataagagaaagaaaaaatttaagtatGATTAAGTCATAAATTATTGCTctaattatattgaaaaaaaaatatgttactgTTAAAGAAAATAGTTTAATGGGACATTTTATTGCATGGTGCCGAGCAAAAATGTTATTGCAGGGTACCCCTTGTTCAGTGCAAACAACTATAGGGTTCACAAATCAAGCACAACTACTGAACTACGGCTCTAGGAGTAGGAGGcaccaacaaattaaaaataaaaaataaaaattgacgtTACTTTGCACACGAGAAGAACTAATACTTATTAatcttacaagttacaacatgtatgcaagaaggagaaaaaaagaggaGAGACAAATATCgaataagataaatttaaaataattgtaaagATGTATTATAAAAACAGCATTACTCCAAAAGGGAATAGTCATCTTATGCATAATCTTCctcattttatcaaaataaaaaaataagcaatCTCGTtaacaatattttgaaaaacagtGTTTGTTAAACACTATCAAACAcaatacattaaatatttggctaaaatatctttttcattttcctattttcttaaatatataattttagttctcctattttttaattgagatatttcatttcttatttttaattttggactctcattttttaattgagacatttatcacttttaaaaaatcaataattttagttattatgaTTAATAAGCGTGGGTCAACtcttaattatgtattttgtaaataaagaCGGATACACatctattaattatttacatgacaaatatatttttttaaattatttaatttctaacaaactaaatttattaaaaaaagaattaaaaaagtatatagtcaactatgaaattgaaaaaacagaTTAAAAtcacaagtttttttaaaagtaggtgatgaaatttttaactaaaaaatagggaattaaaaatgtgaatttttaaaaaaataaaagacaaaatattttaattaaaaaatatgatgactaaaattatggattaaaaaaataaacaaaaattacattttaatctaaatatttttaatttttattataaaataacatttataatataataagtttTCCTTTGTCATTAATATACTTTTGATTCTTTGAGCATTCTTCATAGATAAAGAGCTTCCAAAAGGCCTGGAAACGGGTTCAGCTGCAAAGAATAACAGCAGCAAGGTCCCACTTTTTGTTTTCAAGTTAAGATTAACCAAACATTCAACGACTCACAACAAGGGAAGAATCATGGCAATTAACGGTGAAATTGGAATTGGGCTAGCACCAACACCAAGGCTCTGACTGAGATAACTTGGCTTTTGGCTGCTGACCAATTATTAATACTGCTTAATATGTaacttttattcttataaatcaCATGTATCTTCGATGATTCTGGCAcagtaaactttttttttcttaagtatTTAAAGCATTTGTGCATTTAAAACTTAAGCTTGAAATTTctgattaaactaaaataatttcatgttaTATGTTATATGCCCTCAACTCCTCAAGCATGTCTTCATCATAAATATCATCAACAATGCACATTGAGTACCACCATTCATCAAAGTGGAAAACTGGAAAGAATCATTTTGATTAGCTACCAAGCCTGTGCTTATTCCCTGCAGAGAGGAAAACAAGACACTGATCTGATGAGTCCAATCCAGCTTATGAGTTTTGCatgaataatatgataaatagaGGAAGACAACAAGgaggaaacaaaaaaacattactTGTGGATTGACTTCAACTGTAGGTGATTAATCAAAAATTGTTTGGCTTGGCAAGAGCCAAAATCAAGACCTAAACTGATGGTGCCACCACCCCCAAAGCGGAATATCTTGTGTTAAAATTTCATAATACTAACATTTATCAcgtgaaaatttgtcttgttctttttttttttttagaagtacTCATAAATTTTGATAGACCGTACCCCAACAACATATACAATAAAGGAGATAGACAAcaattttagtatttaaatCCATCAGTTGCCTGCCTCCATGTTACATATTCTTGGATTATTTGGACAGTTATAGTCTGTCAATTATATTGATATTATCAATCTCAATTATGTGATCATTATGTTAATGTTTATtggaattaatattattattgtagaaaaatattagtaatatattGATGCAGTAGAGTGGCAGACTTTGTGAGACTCAGATCGACGTACTATAATAATAAGCAACTGAGCCCATATAAATTTAACACAGAAAGTGATCCATGTTTCTTTCCACTGTGCAGTCAGTGCATTATAATTGCTTCACTGAAACTGCATAAAAGACATTAGGATCCATTCGAGCGAGTAAGGCGCCAAACTATCACTATTCCacaacaatatataataaagatCTAATTAACATGGTTGATATAAGTGATACTAGTTTATATCTTTTAATCAAGTGTGATTCTTGGTTATGAAATAAATGTTGTTAATTAGGAGAAAAATATATGTACTCATAATTTCcgataaaaattgataattactTCTAACAAGAAAtatatcatgataaaaaatatatatatcacagATCTAGGAACATTAATCTGTTGTATTATCATCATCTCAatcaattcagaaaaaaaacttcgtaccccattgtccagaggctcttcgttatgcgaaggtatgagggagggatattgtacgcagccttgcCCTTACATATGCAAAGGCtttttccggattcgaacccatgaccaacaagtcaccaagacacaactttaccgctgcaccagggctcgccctcatcTCAATcaattcagaaagaaaaaaaaaaaacaacatctCATTCCCAGCTCTGACAAGCCTGGCTGGCCAAAAGGCTCCAACCTTCATGTTGAGTAGCAATGAGCAGTGTCTTCGATCTCGTTTCCCCGAGTCCACAGGTAATAACAAGCTTCTCTATTTGTGGGTTATATTATttctacatttttatttttttatcttgatcTCCAACAACATCAACTATTTTATTTAACGTTTCCCTCTTCTTTTTAATTAtgcaaaaatatacataaatttgGTACACATTTTTTCTCACATTTTTTGTCATGGTGTTGCTTTAAATATTGTGCTATACTTGCATCCTATCCACCCAAGACTTGCCTCCATCAACAATGGCCATCCATGCTAACCGCCCATGTCTTCCTTTAACTTTAACACagcattatttatattataagtgCAAAGTGCAATGACATGCCAAATGCTCCACGGATTCTGTCTCTGCATTACAAAGGTACATCCATCGCCAACATTTATTCATTTTGATTTGACATGAGCCTCTGTCCATCAATATATCTCGTAACATCATTGTCAATTATCATAATTACTATgccaattacttttaaaattgagAAGTAGAAAAAAAGTAAGAGTACAAATGTATAATGTTTgtcaatttcatttaaattttagtttgatcttttaattgttatttaatttagtttttcaaattattttgtcattttttttttgaaaaatatgttatGCACCAAACAGTTTTATACTTAGACGGTAATTCAATAAcatctatattttaaatttattgatttttattatacttaatcttaaaattaatattttttttaattatttttaataagagaTATAAAATGATTGagtgattaaaaaagaaaaaaagttgtaggtttaatttttctcctactaataaaaactaataaactaataattaatatttttcggtaaatttttattggttaattgtataagtttttatattaacagTGTATAGCAATTGATGAAAGATTATTACGATATTATCTTCATATTATTTGTTGCTGAAGCCTAAATATATCCGATGTTCAACAAAGCTTTAATATTATGTCATGTTTAACTACACACCATGTCTGTATCTGCACTACCATTGTTCGAAAATCACAGCATCAGCTACTCATGGaattcgccgaagaagaaagaGTATAACGGACTTCACATTGAATTATGGGCCGTACTGactctttgtttttttcctgTTATTTTTGAAGTATACACTATTAAtggaatatatataatttataacattgcctattaattgatttttgttcTTAGTCAAAATTGGGCAATAACAACCAACAACTTGATGGTCCTCCACACAAAATGCTTAGTATTCAGACGGATATCCATATTCCACAAACGTTTCCATAGGTGAACATGTGCTGAGAAGACTCCAAATTCCAAACACTCATTACTACATTTATTACATGGAATATCGAATTTgattcttaggcttttacttcAAAAAAGTAAAGCGATGAATTGTAATTACTAATATATCGAAAATTTCCAAGTAACTAGAGAGAAGACTAATAACCCCTTCTCATGTATCCATTGGGAATTGTCGGCATGATTCCCTGGATTTCAGAATAGCCAAGACATAGTCCAACTGTCCAAGCCATCTTGATTGAAGACTTTCCTATATTGTTCCTCGTTCCAACCTTGTGGATGCTCAAGAAAATACTACTTAAACTTTAATTATTatgtgatataaaaaaatttgtatttttaattcgtTAAAATTGAAGCATATTTGTGGGTAGTAATTTAATAACTTTTCCTAgaaaaatttctttcatttgatCAAGGTCAGGGATTATCCATTGGGCTGAAGCAAGATATCTCAAACCAGATCGTCATTATGTATAGTGAAGAAAAATAGTGTAACTGTACAAGCTATTTGGTGCCTCATGTTCAATGCAAACAACTATATGTTCTACAGTTCTAGGAACAACTACAGCTATAGGTGGCACCAGCAAATACAACAATTTGATGTAACCATTTACGTGAGAAGAATTTGTCAAGCTCATTACCGCACTACTGAACGCAAAGAATCCTATCTGCAACAGCAAGGTCCCACCATATATGTCAGGGGCAACATTAATAACCTAACATTCCCTGATTCACATGTGAAGAATATTAATCCTCTCAACAAGAGAAGAAGCACAAGCAACCAATAACTCAAACCGTGCTCTCAAAAGAAACTTGGAATTGTGCTAGATGCCTTGACTTTGGCTTAGATGAAGCACCAAGGCCTTGAAGCAACTTCAAGACATCAGCAGGATCATCAAGATAATATTTGGCCTTGCTAGGTTTCTGACCTACAGTGCAGGCAAAGATCTCAGGAACTACTGGCAATGAAGGGCATGAAACTGTCCTTAGTATGCTCTCAAACATGTCTTCATCAGAAATGTCATCTCCCACACACATCACAAAATCTGGTGGATTGCCATCATTAACCATAGTGGAAAGAACCTTTTCAGCCACCAATCCCTTGTTTAATCCCTGCAGAGAATTGAAGAAGACTTTGATAAGTCCAATCAAGCCTATGAGCATAGGAAGATGACAAGGAGGAATTGAAAGAACTTTACCTGTGGCTTGACTTCAACAATATGCTGGCCCCTGATAACAACTGCAGGTTCATTAGCAAGGACACTTTCCAGATGATTTAACAATTCTTTGGCTTGGCATGAGCCAAAATCAGGGTCTGCATCTTGATGATGCCAGACCAAAGCACTTTCCTTAGTTTCAATATTAGATCCATCAGTTGCCTCTGTATACAACTGCATGACAGGTTCCACAATCTTTTTCCAATCAAGATCAGGAGACAAGGGACTGGTTTCCCATTCAGAATCTTTACTCCACCTGCAACCACAAAATGAAGAgccacacttttattttttgttttggaaggaagaaaaaatggaAAGGGTATATGGTACCCGAATCTTTCTAACACTTAAATACACACCTTAGAAAGTATCCGTGTTCGGCTGCAAGTCCAATCATTTTGCATGAAGTAAACCAATCACTTAAAGAATCTCTTCCCCTTCCACTCACAATGAACACAGTATTTTTAGGATCATTGCACATATCATTTAGCATGGATATGACTTCAGGGCTGGGGGTCTTATTTATAGAAGATTTTGGTACGATAGTACCATCATAATCAAGAAATATGGCTCTTCTACCAGTTCTTTTGTATGCTGAAACAATGTGATCAACAGACAATTTTCTAAAACCAGGAGAAAGAGAAACAACTCTAAACCCTAGGCCCAAACCCATTCCCCAGCATCTTTTGGTGTAATGATCTTTGCATGCTCTCTCCAAATCCTGCATAAAGCTGCGTGCCCAATATGCCACATCATGAGAACTGATGTACCTGTAGTGTTTCTCATGCCTCAATTGCTTCTCTGAATCATTCATAGTAACAGCTGAATACAGAGCATCAGCGACAGCATCTATGTTCCATGGATTGACCCTGATTGCTCCACTTAGAGAAGGAGAACAACCAATGAACTCAGACACAACAAGCATGCTTGTACGAGGAGAATCACTTTTTCTAGCCAAAGCTTTATCCATCTGTGCAGTTCCTTGTCGACAAACAATATATTTGTATGGGACTAAGTTCATACCATCCCTCACAGCATTGACAATGCAACATTCGGCTACAGCATAATAGGCACTCTTCTCAAAACGAGGAACAGGACGATCAATGAGAATTACAGGCCGATAATTGATTGAGCCATAAGTATCATTAATCCTCTGGGCAATTAAATATGTTTCCTTCTTTGCTTCCTGAACATCCTTGCCTGAACTCCTAGCAGGATTCACAATCTGTACTAGGACAACTTTGCCCTTCAAATCACGATTCTGCTGCAGCAGCTGCTCAACAGCTAGAAGCTTCAGACTGATGCCCTTAAAGATGTCCATGTCATCAACACCAAGAATTACCTTCCTACCCTTGAACTCTTCCTGAATCTCTTTCAATTTAGCTGATGTAGATTGAAGATTTAATACAGATTCAAGCCTACCCATATGAATGCCTACAGGcagaattttgataaatatagtACGGCCAAAgtaatcaagtcctatatgtcCTCGTTTAGATTCATAGTCAAGACCTAGCATTCTTTTGCAACAAGAGAGGAAGTGGCGAGCATAATCAAATGTATGGAAACCAATTAAATCAGAATTCAACAAACCCCTCAGAATTTCATCCCTTACCGGCAAAGTTCGGTAAATTTCAGATGAAGGGAAAGGACTGTGAAGAAAGAATCCAAGCTTAACGCGATTATACCGCTTCCTCAAAAATGTAGGCAAGACCATCAAGTGATAGTCTTGAACCCAAACAAAATCGTCATCAGGATTGATTATTTCCATAACCTTGTCTGCAAATATTTTGTTTGCAGAGACATAAGCCTGCCACAACAAGCGGTCAAACCGATCACCATGATCAGGGAACATAGGTAGCATGTAATGAAAGAGAGGCCAAAGCTGCTGTTTGCAAAAGCCATGATAAAACTTCTTCTGGACATCATGGGGTAGAAAGGTAGGTATGCAATTAAAGTCCTCCAGTAATTTCTGAGCAACTTGTTCCTGCTCATGGGCATCTATTTCAACCTTGAGGGATCCCACATAGATCACCTCAGTGTCAGAAGAGAAACCATCTTTTAATTGCAACAGAATAGAATCCTCATCCAAACTGAAACACCATTTACCAGTTTCAATATCTCTTTTGGCCTGCAATGGCAACATGTTTGCCACAAGGATTTTCCGCTCCCGATAACCAGAAGAGCTAACATCAGAATCCCCATCATATCTACCATAAACATCCAGGTCAGAAATAACTCCAGGAACTGTCATAATCCTTGGAATAGTTCTTGGCATGTGAGGAATATCCAGTAAACCTCCAGCTAAGTCTAGTAGATTAACATATGATCTTGATGCCATGAATGATCCAAGGGAATCTTTTCTTTAATGCCTTTTTTCCTAtcaattcacacacacacacaaaagtagttaataaataaattattagaagAAACACACATTCTAACCCGTATCCTACCAAATATTAACAGATAATTGTGCAAATTTATCTACTGTTATTCTCAGTTGTGATTCTTTCCAGGCACATTTGGTAGCTTCGTTCTTAGAGTTTATAAAGGCACTTGGACAGATTACTCGAACAATAGCAATTagaaaaacttgttttttttttgtattaaaaaaatagttaaaaaaccATTCATTAATGCACACAATAATAAGTTGCAACTTAAAACATAAATTTCCAGGCTACGAGTATTCCTACATAACACAGAATAAGATATTCTCCACAGAACTATGATGAATTGATCAAGGTAGTTCAAATTGTGGACTACTGACTAATGAACAGCAGAAGGTGACTTGCAATAATTCATCAAGGAATGCTAACTCTAACAAATGGATCTTATGATAAACAGTTTGGACAACATTAAAAGGGTCATTAGGATTGCTATTTGTTGTAAACAAAACAATTATTCCGTAAGCAATTAGCAATAACTAGGTAACATAATTTACCTCTAGGCTCCCCAAACCCAAAGAAAACTAAAAGCAAATAAACAAATGACTATATTTGAGAACCCTGGAAAGTAAggccaaaaataaaaacttaaccatggacaatattaattacatatatGATGTAATTTTTTCACTAGATCACCAAAAGGGAACATC is a window from the Glycine max cultivar Williams 82 chromosome 2, Glycine_max_v4.0, whole genome shotgun sequence genome containing:
- the LOC100818536 gene encoding probable alpha,alpha-trehalose-phosphate synthase [UDP-forming] 9, encoding MASRSYVNLLDLAGGLLDIPHMPRTIPRIMTVPGVISDLDVYGRYDGDSDVSSSGYRERKILVANMLPLQAKRDIETGKWCFSLDEDSILLQLKDGFSSDTEVIYVGSLKVEIDAHEQEQVAQKLLEDFNCIPTFLPHDVQKKFYHGFCKQQLWPLFHYMLPMFPDHGDRFDRLLWQAYVSANKIFADKVMEIINPDDDFVWVQDYHLMVLPTFLRKRYNRVKLGFFLHSPFPSSEIYRTLPVRDEILRGLLNSDLIGFHTFDYARHFLSCCKRMLGLDYESKRGHIGLDYFGRTIFIKILPVGIHMGRLESVLNLQSTSAKLKEIQEEFKGRKVILGVDDMDIFKGISLKLLAVEQLLQQNRDLKGKVVLVQIVNPARSSGKDVQEAKKETYLIAQRINDTYGSINYRPVILIDRPVPRFEKSAYYAVAECCIVNAVRDGMNLVPYKYIVCRQGTAQMDKALARKSDSPRTSMLVVSEFIGCSPSLSGAIRVNPWNIDAVADALYSAVTMNDSEKQLRHEKHYRYISSHDVAYWARSFMQDLERACKDHYTKRCWGMGLGLGFRVVSLSPGFRKLSVDHIVSAYKRTGRRAIFLDYDGTIVPKSSINKTPSPEVISMLNDMCNDPKNTVFIVSGRGRDSLSDWFTSCKMIGLAAEHGYFLRWSKDSEWETSPLSPDLDWKKIVEPVMQLYTEATDGSNIETKESALVWHHQDADPDFGSCQAKELLNHLESVLANEPAVVIRGQHIVEVKPQGLNKGLVAEKVLSTMVNDGNPPDFVMCVGDDISDEDMFESILRTVSCPSLPVVPEIFACTVGQKPSKAKYYLDDPADVLKLLQGLGASSKPKSRHLAQFQVSFESTV